The following are from one region of the Haliaeetus albicilla chromosome 24, bHalAlb1.1, whole genome shotgun sequence genome:
- the LOC138681846 gene encoding basic proline-rich protein-like: MKIVPGEKPTLVESSAGKAPASPPRWPEERPLRTWGGHTQTQRPRGPPPAPPRIHLPSGSRRPEPTPTPAPSIPRPRYPWGTPEAPPPPITPKAPRDHRPSIPGAFSPRPPRQPPPSPLAPGPRRPDPAPAPARRHRPAGGGDGTRDRAAERDDPRAGLLRSPSPGMLPPGPVPAGQDPAPLPTLPPHPTSRTGAHPPPPPAARSYPPQRAPHRPFAVPVSRCRYRSYLRGAAADPRLQPPPPPPSRAAAGAGSGKEGGGWGAERPLPAPGLPPAPPVRPALPGPGPRPLLAPPLCRPPPPPGHPHPRDRAGGGRGYGGSPV; encoded by the exons ATGAAAATCGTGCCAGGAGAAAAACCCACCCTGGTGGAAAGCAGCGCCGGGAAG GCCCCGGCGTCCCCACCACGGTGGCCAGAGGAGCGACCGCTGAGGacgtgggggggacacacacagacCCAGCGGCCGAggggtccccccccagctccccctcgGATCCACCTGCCATCAGGCAGCCGGCGCCCCGAGCCCACGCCCACGCCAGCCCCCAGCATCCCACGACCCCGCTATCCGTGGGGCACCCcagaagccccccccccccccatcaccccgaAAGCTCCCCGGGACCACCGACCCTCCATCCCGGGAGCCTTTTCTCCCCGGCCGCCGAGGCAACCGCCTCCCTCCCCGCtggcccccggcccccggcggCCGGATCCGGCCCCAGCTCCAGCCCGGCGCCACCGGCCAGCGGGGGGAGGGGACGGGACACGGGACCGGGCTGCGGAGCGGGACGACCCCCGCGCCGGTCTCCTCCGCTCCCCATCCCCGGGGATGCTCCCGCCGGGGCCGGTACCGGCCGGGCAGGATccggccccgctccccaccctccccccgCACCCAACGAGCCGAACCGGGGctcacccaccccccccccccgctgcccgcTCCTACCCCCCGCAGCGAGCTCCCCATCGCCCGTTCGCCGTCCCGGTGTCCCGGTGCCGGTATCGGTCCTACCtgcgcggcgccgccgccgaTCCCCGTctgcagccgccgccgccgccgccgagccgcGCTGCCGCGGGGGCGGGCAGCgggaaagaagggggggggtggggggccgagcgccccctccccgcccccggccTCCCCCCGGCACCGCCGGtccgccctgccctgcccggccccggcccccggcccctccTCGCCCCCCCTCTatgtcgcccccccccccccccgggacaccCCCACCCGCGGGACCGCGCTGGAGGTGGCCGGGGGTACGGGGGGAGCCCAGTCTAG